AACAAATCTCCGTTACGATCCCTAAAATTTGTTCCGCCTTTTCGGTATCTATATGGAAATCTTCTTCTCCTTCTCGAGTGAATCTCACTTTTCTTCCCGCGTTACCGTACCTTCTTAATAATAATACTCTTATTCCACTCCAGACATCTTCTGAGATCAGCTTAACATCCGCAATACTTGCAGTGATCTCTCTGATTCCTTTAAAAATATCTTCGGATAATTTTTCCAACTGAATGAGGGCATCCGTATCTCCATTTTTATAACCCTGGATCGAACGAACTAAAAGATTTAGATCGGTTACTTTTGCTCCCAGATAATCATGAAGGTCTCTAGTGATTGCTTCTCTTTCGTCATACAATCTTTCTTGAAGTTTTTTGGTCTTCTTAAGATGTTCTATCCTAAATCCGTACCACCAAGTATTACATAAACAGATAAACAATTGGAGTGCACTCATATTGCTGATCTGCACCCACAAAGTCCTGTCGGAAAAATATCCACTTCCTTCCGGAAAGATCCTAAGAATATAAAATGCGACTACTGAAAATGAATAGATAGTATAGAAGATCGGCCTTCCGTTAAAGAATAAGCTCACCAGAAAGAGGATCACTTGGTTGGTGATCCACATATTATTATCGTAAAAATAATATTCGTTGTCGTGGAACTGCGTCTCTACTTCCAAGACCAACAAGATAAAAAGTCCGCCGAATACGATCAGATTCTTTCTGAAATAATTTTTGGAGTAAAATCGGATCACTCCGAGGCTAAACAAACAGATAAAAGCAGAGATCAGATCCAAATATAATAAAAGAAAATTGGATCTAACATATTCTAAAATCGCACCCCATATGGTGATCGCGCATACGATCCCGAAAAAATAGGAGGCTATCCTGTAATTTTGGGAATAGAATTCTTCCCTTGCAAATCTAGCTATTTCCTTTTCTTTCACACTTTCCATATTCGCTTTGGGTCAACGTGCAGACATCTTTTGGCATATAGTATCCATCGGATATTAAAACTCTATTCGAATATTTCGCTCTTTTAGGGTTTTAGCGACATATAACCCAGTTCCAGTTTTGATTCTTTTCGGCCCGGAACGAAAAACCTTAATCGTCCACGAACAGCTCGTCACAAAACGGGCTGTCTTTCGTGATCCTACTTTCCAGAAGATTGAATGCAACTCTTCTGAAATAAGGACGAATTAGTTTTTCATAATACTTTTTGGATCTTTGGTGGGCATACGGATCCGAAAAGTATATCTCCTTCTTCATTCTTGTATAATCGTTTTTGGTAGGGACCGTAAAATAGAGATAATTTGTGATCTTATGTAGTTTTTCAAAAACCTTAGGAAGATGTTTATCTTCTATATACTGAACCACTGAGTTGCATATACCAAGAGTGAATGGAGGCATATGAATATGTTTTAGTTCGAGGTCTTGGATCGTGGAATGTAAAAATGAAAGATTATAAGAACGGATCCATTTTTGCTTTGCGATCGCATCTATCATGTCTTCGGAAGGATCGACGGCAAACACACGATTCGGTTGGAATATTTTTACGAATTCTTTTAATAGAAGCGCCTTACCGAAACCGAAATCCGCAATACTTCTGGGATGGACCTGCATCAGATCAAAAACTGACTTTATATATTTTGCATGTTCTTTCGCATTGAAAGAAGCATCTACGTCCTTCCCGCTTCCATAGATCTCGTCCCA
This region of Leptospira andrefontaineae genomic DNA includes:
- a CDS encoding class I SAM-dependent methyltransferase, with the translated sequence MSKKPQDSDYIAYGANGLPFETSYWDEIYGSGKDVDASFNAKEHAKYIKSVFDLMQVHPRSIADFGFGKALLLKEFVKIFQPNRVFAVDPSEDMIDAIAKQKWIRSYNLSFLHSTIQDLELKHIHMPPFTLGICNSVVQYIEDKHLPKVFEKLHKITNYLYFTVPTKNDYTRMKKEIYFSDPYAHQRSKKYYEKLIRPYFRRVAFNLLESRITKDSPFCDELFVDD